The genomic region AAATGTGTAAAGATGCGTTAACAAAAATTTGTACGACGCCCAGACAATACAGTATTTCTTTGATTGGAATAAGCTTCGTTATATGTACAAGAAACTACTCTCAACTATTAAACCGCTTCTGAAACCCGTGCTAGTAGCTTGCCTCATGCTAACCTTGGCACTGGGTCACGCCGATGGAGCTTTGGCAGCTCGTACAGGAGGCCGGATTGGCGGCGGTTCCTTTAGTGTACCCAGTCGCGGTTACTCGTCTCCCCGTACCTACGCACCACCATCGGGAGGATATTATCCCTATGGCGGCGGTGGATTTGGGTTTCCCTTTCTGATTCCATTTTTTGGTATTGGGGGCGGGTTTGGCGGTCTATTCAGTATCCTGATTTTTATTGGGATTGCCAACTTCCTAGTGCAAAGCTTCCGTCGCATCGGTAGCAGTGAAAGTACCGAACTCGGAAACAGCAGCAATCCAGCCGTTTCGGTAGCGCGTTTGCAAGTTGGTCTGCTGGCTAATGCTCGCGACCTGCAAAAGGAACTCAACCAAATTGCTGAAGCCGCCGATACGGGTTCTCCCCAAGGTCGGGCCGAAGTATTGCAAGAAACAACTCTGGCTTTGTTGCGCCACCCGGAATTTTGGGTCTATGCTGGTGCCGAAACTCAACAGGCTCGGTTAGAATCGGCTGAAGCTCAGTTTAACCGCTTGTCCCTGGGAGAACGCAGCAAATTTACAGCAGAAACTCTGTCAAATGTCAATAATGTTTTGAGGGAAGCTGAACCTCAGAAAGCTTTGCCAGGTGGAGAAACTGAAGAACCAAGTCAATACATCGTCGTTACTCTTCTGGCGGCAAGTCTGAGCAAGTTGCAATTGCCGACTATCAATAGTTCTGAGGATCTGCGTCAAGCGCTGCGGCAGTTTGGTGCTATTCCTAGCGAGCAATTGCTGGCGATCGAAGTTCTCTGGACGCCACAAGCCGAAGGCGATACTCTCACCTCGTCAGACATGATTGTCGAGTATCCAAACTTGAAACTCGTTTAGCGACAATTGAAGTTTAAAGAGCAGACAGGGGTTGGAGTTCAGCCCCTGCTTTGTTTATTTTTCCTACAAAGCGAACTAGAGAGAGTTTTGTACTTGGCAAGATTTCCTGATTTCAGCCCCCCAACGCAAGGGGGGTTAGGCAAAAATGTCACGATGCAAGGTTGGTAGCCCACATTTCATATTTTTCCCCTATTTATGCGATATCGCCTCGCATTACAGCTGGTTGATTCATCTCGCTAGCAGCTGTAGAAATTAATTCACGTCTACAGGTTACATATTCTGCCGCTTTAGGCGTAATTGTTCTAAATTCGGCTTTGCTATCCTCTGCCTTAACTTCGCTAATCATCCACATAGGCCACAACAAAGCAATCCAAACCTTAGTTAACTTACTTGCATTGCGTTTTAATGCCGAAGGCTCAGAATCTTGATTTAAATCGTTCAGGAAAGCTAAATAACAAACAGAACCGGAAAAAAAGTAAGCTGTTGCAGAATAGGCTAAGAGTATTGCAGTCATCGTCAGTACCTTGAATAATCTATAAGTGTTTTTGTCGCGATATAGACCGTCCACCCTAAAAAAGCTCGATTTTATAGAATTGCTGAAATGATTTGGGATAGAATTCCCCAAATCTGCCTTCTCACAAGATTCTGTGACTGGACTTAAGTCTTAAGTGTAATCCCTGAGTTTTTGGATTACTCTGTTCTAGATTCAAGTAGATATACGGATTAGTTTATCCATAATTTTTCATTTATTCTGGTTTTTACAATATCTTTGTCTAATCTTTATATAAACTTCATAAAACCAATATTCAGTGACGAGATTAAACGGGTCTTTCGGAGTTGTTATGCTTTTGTTCATAAAGAACATTTTTCCAGCGGCTTGCAGCCGCTGACGGTAAACTGATACCAAATCCGGGTTTGTTACCCCATGAGAATTTTTGGCCTGAACATTGTAGAGACGTTTCATGAAACGTCTCTACAGCCTAGAGACATAAAGGGGGTAATAGTTGCGGATTTGGTATAAACTCAGTTCTTGGATAGAGCGTTCGTAGGGCGGGTTTTGCTATTATTCTGGTCTGAAAACCATACATTATCTGCCTTAAGAGCCCCTACAGGTTGCCTGTACCTCACCCAGGAAGTAGGGGCGGGTTTTGCCATTATTCTGGTCTGAAAACCATAAGTTATCTGCCAAAAGAGCCCCTACTCGCAAGCTGATATATACTCTGCACGGTCATAGTAAGCACGGAAGAGCCAAATTACTTCAGGCGTTTTTCTGTGCTTTGGTAGCGGATGGATTCGGCTATCAAGAAAACTAATCCTGACACGAGCATAAGTACGACGCTGAGGGCGTTGATGTCGGGTTTAACTCCTGTGCGGATGCGGCTGTAGATTTCTAGGGGCAATGTAGTGGCGTCGCTACCGGCGGTGAAACTGGCAATCAGAAAGTCGTCTAAGCTGAGGACAAAAGCGAGGAGACAACCGGAGATAATACCGGGCATGAGTTGGGGTAGCAGCACTTTGATGAATGCTTGAAAGGGTGTAGCGCCTAAATCGAGGGCGGCTTCTTCCAGGTGGGGGTTTAAGTCTGCGAGTCGGGTGGAAACAATCAGTCCGACGTAGGCGAGACAGAAGACGACATGAGATGCCACAATTGTCCACAGGCTGAGGCGAATTTGAATTACTGCCAAAAATATCAGGGTGGCAACAGCGATCGCAATATCTGGAATAATCAGCGGCAGGTAGGAAATACCGCGATATAATGACCTGCCGGGAAATCGGTAACGCGCTAAACCGACTGCCATCAGCGTGCCGACTACAGCTGAAACGCCGACGGCACAAAAAGCCACCGTCAAACTATTTTGCAAGGCCCTGAGAATGCGGGCATCGCTAAATAGCTTTTGATACCAGGCGAGGGTGAATCCCTCCCAACTAGCGCTATAGCGGGATTGATTGAAGCTGTACAAGGCTAGTACCAGGATGGGCAGGTACATGAAAAAGAACATTAGCAGGGTGAAAAGCCCCTGCCAAAGGAAACCGCGTTGAACTCGCAATTGAGATTTGGCCATGAGCCTGTTATAAGTTCTCTATAGTTGGTGATGTGGAATGGCAGTAATGTTTAACTAGCGGCGTTGCGATCGCCAAATTTGAGTAGAAGCGCGATCGCAATACTGACAAGCATGATTAACACCATACTCAAAGCCGAACCAAACCCCCACTGATTAGTTTTGAGAAACTGGTTATAAATCAAACGAGAAATAGTCATAGTCGAATCGCCTCCCAGCAATTCCGGATCGACGAAATCGCCTAAACCAGTGATAAATACCAGCAAAGAAGCGGCTGCAATACCGGGCATTGTTTGTGGAACCGTAACCTGAACAAAAGTTTGAATTGGATTAGCCCCCAAATCGGATGCCGCTTCCAACAACCGCCGATCTAACTTTTCTAAAGAAGCGTAGAGAATCAATACCATATAAGGTAGATAGCCGTAGCTCATCCCAATCAAAACTGCGGGCCAATCGTTGAGCAATTCCAAACGCGGTATCGTCGGCAGTCCCAGATTGCTCAACCACGGGTTGGGGCTAGTCAGTAACGTATTCAGTACGCCGCTGTAGCGCAGAATCGTAATCCAAGCATAAGTACGCAGCAGCGATGATGTCCACAAAGGCAAGACAAAGCCAACCAGGAGCAAATTGCGCCACTTTGTGGGCGCTAACAGGGCAATCCAGTAGGCAACGGGGAATCCCAGCAGCAAACAGATTACAGTAGTCCCACCGGCAAAAAACAGCGATCGCTTCATCACCGACAAATTAACCGGCTCAAATACCCGTAAATAGTTCTCCAATCCAGAAGGATTAACCAGACCCCCCGGTTCTAGTCCCGGCACCAAACTCAGCTCAAAAAGCACCAAAGTCGGCAACACCAGCAATAGCCCCAACCAAATCCCGGCGGGGCCAAGCAATCCTAGAGAGCCCAACCATCGTCCGGCGGTAGGGCTAGCTTGCGGCTCAGATTTAGGAGTGGGAGGAGTAGAGGGAGAGGAAATTTGGGTAGACATATAGCTAGGGGCTCTTTTGCTAGGGACTAGGGGAAGAAGTGTTTAGAATCCGCCAACGTTTCAGGAATTCAGAATGTCCTAACTGCCAAGAAGGTTGCTATAGTTCGATTTTAGATTTTAGATGCAAGGATTTTGGAAGAGGGACACTAGCAAGTAGGGCAATCATCTTAACTGGCAAATCCAAAATCCAAAATTGATTAACTGCTAGTCAACTGAGTCCAGTAGCGATCGTAAACTTGATTAAATTTTCCTAATGGAATAATTCTTTCGCACTTTTCCAGTACAGACTCTTTCGGAAATAAGCTGGGATTTTCGCTTACTTTTGGAGGTAACTGCTTGATGGCGGCTTGATTTGGGGTAGCAAAATTAAGTCGATCGCATACTTGAGCTGCCACAGCCGGTTGCAACATAAAGTTTATCCAATCATAAGCGGCATCGCGATTGGGAGCTGATGCGGGAATTATCATCGTGTCCGTCCACAGAGAAGTACCGCTGCGAGGAATCGCGTATTGCAAGCTGGGGTTTTCTTTGGCCACTTCCACCGCGTCTGCTGAGTAACCCATAGACACCAACAAGTCTCCGGCCAAAATTTGCTCTTTCCAGGTGTCCGTTGAAAAAGAAGCGATCGTAGATTTTAGCGACGCCAACTTTTTATAGGCTTGTTCAAGTTGAGCAGAATCTTGAGAGTTGTAGGAATAGCCCAGCATCCGCAAGGTCGCACCCATCACTTCCCGAACATCATCCAGCAAGGTGATCCGCCTAGACAATACTTGCTGTTGTTCCCAGAGATAGTCCCAATCTTCTGGAGCTTGCTTGAGGGTTTTAGA from Argonema galeatum A003/A1 harbors:
- a CDS encoding DUF1517 domain-containing protein → MYKKLLSTIKPLLKPVLVACLMLTLALGHADGALAARTGGRIGGGSFSVPSRGYSSPRTYAPPSGGYYPYGGGGFGFPFLIPFFGIGGGFGGLFSILIFIGIANFLVQSFRRIGSSESTELGNSSNPAVSVARLQVGLLANARDLQKELNQIAEAADTGSPQGRAEVLQETTLALLRHPEFWVYAGAETQQARLESAEAQFNRLSLGERSKFTAETLSNVNNVLREAEPQKALPGGETEEPSQYIVVTLLAASLSKLQLPTINSSEDLRQALRQFGAIPSEQLLAIEVLWTPQAEGDTLTSSDMIVEYPNLKLV
- a CDS encoding ABC transporter permease; the protein is MSTQISSPSTPPTPKSEPQASPTAGRWLGSLGLLGPAGIWLGLLLVLPTLVLFELSLVPGLEPGGLVNPSGLENYLRVFEPVNLSVMKRSLFFAGGTTVICLLLGFPVAYWIALLAPTKWRNLLLVGFVLPLWTSSLLRTYAWITILRYSGVLNTLLTSPNPWLSNLGLPTIPRLELLNDWPAVLIGMSYGYLPYMVLILYASLEKLDRRLLEAASDLGANPIQTFVQVTVPQTMPGIAAASLLVFITGLGDFVDPELLGGDSTMTISRLIYNQFLKTNQWGFGSALSMVLIMLVSIAIALLLKFGDRNAAS
- a CDS encoding ABC transporter permease translates to MAKSQLRVQRGFLWQGLFTLLMFFFMYLPILVLALYSFNQSRYSASWEGFTLAWYQKLFSDARILRALQNSLTVAFCAVGVSAVVGTLMAVGLARYRFPGRSLYRGISYLPLIIPDIAIAVATLIFLAVIQIRLSLWTIVASHVVFCLAYVGLIVSTRLADLNPHLEEAALDLGATPFQAFIKVLLPQLMPGIISGCLLAFVLSLDDFLIASFTAGSDATTLPLEIYSRIRTGVKPDINALSVVLMLVSGLVFLIAESIRYQSTEKRLK
- a CDS encoding ABC transporter substrate-binding protein; protein product: MTNDLRLSQFYPTRRQFLKTAAAAVSGLALSGCGWTLAQVRPTPPSNRKSGANKKLYIYTWSSYTDEDLLKSFTKETGIEVIVAVYDSNETMLAKIQIGGGADYSIIYPSDYMVRQMRDKGLLLELDRDRLIGLDNLLPQFQNPVYDPDNSYSVPMSWGTTGLIYNSKTLKQAPEDWDYLWEQQQVLSRRITLLDDVREVMGATLRMLGYSYNSQDSAQLEQAYKKLASLKSTIASFSTDTWKEQILAGDLLVSMGYSADAVEVAKENPSLQYAIPRSGTSLWTDTMIIPASAPNRDAAYDWINFMLQPAVAAQVCDRLNFATPNQAAIKQLPPKVSENPSLFPKESVLEKCERIIPLGKFNQVYDRYWTQLTSS